The genomic segment CAACACATTGACTCAGACGAAATGTTTGACCAACCTTCATTGGAATACACTTTATTTGCCGATTCTTCTGGTGTGAGTTGTACACAAGGAGATACCGTCGTTTTAAGGGTAAAACCGAACGATGACGAGGCCGCAGAACAGAGTGCCGAGGAAGTCTCGAAGCAGAGCACGAACGACTCTCCTATCATTTGCAAAGTTTGTAATAAGTGTTTTACTCAAAGGGGTTATCTTAAGATACACATGAGACGTCACACTGGAGAACGTCCCTTTTCTTGTAAGCTATGTGGCAAGGACTTTGCTGATGCAAGCAATTTTCGTCAGCACAAGAGAAAACACACGGGTGTTCGTCCGTTTTCTTGTGAAGTTTGTAACAAGGACTTTAGTGAGAAGGGAAACCTCAAACAACACATGAGAACGCACACTGGCGAGCGGCCGTACGTGTGTGATATTTGCCAGAAAGCGTTTACTCACAATGGAAAGCTGAAAGCGCATAAGTTCCAGCATACAGGTGAATGCCCATACTGTTGTGAAATCTGCGGGAAGGGCTTCTATGAAAATGGTAAGCTGAAGAGACACTCAAGACAACATACGGGCGAGCGTCCCTTTTCCTGCGGGGAGTGTGGCAAAGGTTTTAATAATAAGGAAACACTCAAGGTCCACACGAGACAACACACGGGGGAACGCCCGTTTGTTTGCAAAGTTTGTAGCAAAGCTTTTCCTGAAAAGGGGACCTTGATGAATCACATGAGACGGCACACGGGTGAACGGCCATTCTCGTGTGAGATGTGCGGAAAGACTTTCCACCACAAAGGTATTCTTACCAAACACCTAAGGTTACATACTGGTGAAAAGCCGTACGCGTGCGAAATATGTGACAAAAACTTTGCTGAGAGGGGCACCCTCAGGAAACACATGCGATGCCATCGCAAGGGACAGCCAATGAGTTCTTCAACTAGCTTAACggaaattattaaaatagaaaatgaagattccTTTGTCActgtaaaagaagaaaagattgaGTGATATAAACGGTTTTCTGTCCTGAATCTGATTTGATGtatgtactgtactgtatttatCAAGCTATTGATGACAGTTTGCTGGAATATGTGATAAATGCTCTCTCACGCTGGAATACTTTTATAAATGCTCCATCTCAACTATGAACCCTATTATTTTACACAAGCCTCCAGCCCCTGGTATGTTAGGGAGTAGACTATTAAAATTGAAGTAATTGATGAATAGGTACATTAGAGGTGATGACAGGTTGTGTGAGATGCTCAATTTGGAAACCATTTCTCTCTGCCACTGTGTCATGGAGTCTTTTGTGCTTGTCGTGCAGGTAGATTGTCCTTCACTTTTTCTTCATATCTATTCCAAGGCCATATGCATAGATCAGAAAATATATCTTATCTTCCTTTGGAAAAGATGATTATGTCGTATGTTGCAAGAGTCCTTGCTACCTTTGATTGGTTTTATTTGTAGCTTAGATCACAGATGGATGAAGATGGATTGCTAATTGAGTGTTGCACCATACAGCAACTTGTTATCATGAGGatcagttgtatcaggtcctaaTCTCGCATTGCCCAGGTCCTTGTCGATAACAGACACTCCAGTTATGCTGTCGAGGAATCTATCAAGAAGAATGTTGAGGAATGATACCTCCAGAAACAACACCCAGACGTCCCGAAACCCATAAAGATCTACTCCAAAGAGGCAGTCCCCGGTtgatggcgatctggttttatgtcGCTTGTCTAGCCCCACAAAATTGGCaaattatggtgccataatgggcaATTTCGGTTATCGGCGGCATTTACTAAAACTTGGCAGCACACGCACCCTAAATCGGCGATTTCCACTTATCAGCACCTCaccgagaatggaacccctgccgataaccaggaactgccttACTATTGGGAAGGAGAAGCTGAACTTGAACATCACACAAGAAACTTTCCTTCTCCCTACCATTGTTCAGAGGATGACTGCAAATAGTTCCACGAATGTAGCAGCCAATCAGGAATATCTGCAGGATGCCTGGAATTTCAACGCCAAACCCTAGTAACACCTGAGTGCTCGCACTCAAGAAGAACTGCGACCATTCGTGCAGGTTCCTCAACTTTGCTTGAGACCGGCTTGGCCAATGAGAAATCAGCACCTGAGCTGATCCACTATAAATACCTCCACCAAGACACTGCTTCTTCAGTTCCTCTGCTAACTTGTCGCGATGTTGACCTGTGAGGAGGTCGAAACATGTCGACAAGAGAAAAGTAATACCAGCAGAACTAGAAAAAATACCAGCCTGAATAGCCAACAATGAGCCCTGCCTGACCACAACCAGTTATTCCAACATACCAGGAGATGAACCCCTTTTAATAAGACCAGTCATTCAGCCTTCCTGTATACCAGTACATATACAGTATACCAATCAATGAACCCTGCATGAACACGGACGCTGATATACCAGCAACCAGAATCCCttgttttttcaataaaaataaaaaaatattcccacatcctttctattaaataccaatatgaatattggccagttattaaataatattgctgAGCCATAAAAATGATTATGTACTAAGAAGAATAGAAagttatcatataaaattaatttgctaaacacagccattctttttaacagaatatgtttgaaagagggtcttcttccgaaataataattaataataataattgggtgaTGTGTTTTAGGTGCTCTATACGATGTCTCAGCTTTTACTATAACAACCACATACGTAGTACATAATGTTTCCAATTCTTTTGAGACACTTCACATACAATTTTTCTTACTTTGAATGCTAACGTCTCGCCTACATTTGGCGGAATTCTTCTACAGGTGTAGTAGGATGATCCACTGCTGGTAGGGAACATGGTAGCTTATCCTTTATACGTAGTGTAACTCATGGTACTTGTAGCCACTACAGGTAACTCAGTTTGGATGGTCTGCTTACATGTATACCAACAGTTGAAGGCTTTTGCAAAGTATCGGTGTTGTATGTAAGAAAACTTTTTGAATATCAAAGTAATTTAGGAtatgatttttcattaaaaaatagattattttttagtACAAAGCTGTAACTCTTAATTATCCTATTTTTGCTTGTGCACAAATAGGATAATTAAGAGCCATCCTATCCAATGAGAAGAGGAGATTATGATTTGCTGCTCCCTCTATGTTGGTCAATGCACTTGGGTGTCCTTGGGTTCCCCCGTAGCAGTCATATTTATAGTGTGCCTGGCCATTTAGTAGCATCTGTAGATGCTACTAAATGGCCTTTGCAGCATCTACCTACCTTTTACTTCTATCTATTCCTACATTCAAAAAATGATATACTGTACCTTGATTCAATTTTCACTTcttgtttaaaaagaaattagTGGGCGAGCCTTGTAGTCTAAAAATGTGACTTCTGTCTTGGTAaactaatttataataataacgataatccTTCAGGTCCCCATTGGTAAAACCTGCATCACTTACTGTGTAATCTGAGCCAGTTTCGACAGAGCAGTGGTGTCAGTAGGCAAGCTTATATGttaaaagtaatgggtttgtttcgaaaaattaatttttttgagaaatttattttgcaacaaacctATTATTTTTTACAGTCTGAATTGCATCTTAGGTGGGAAGAAACAGAGGTCCTTTCCCTCTTCCACACAGAGCAAGGAGCAGGATATGGCTTAGTCTAAACACATAAGCTAGTGATTAAATCTAAACTTAATCCTAGTGCTTAGGGGAAACTTTTAAACTTAGGTACTTGAAGCTGATAAGCAGCACCTAAGCTACCAACTGCCAAGACCACAACGAAAACACAGATTTTAAACAACTGAAAAGCACCAATTTTCAGGGAACACTTTACCAAAGCACTGGAACTGAAGCAGAAGCAACATATTTGAAATAAATCCTTCAAACTCATGTTCAAAATCTTTTTTCAAAACGTTTTTGAGTTTAATTGCAACCTGGGCAAAAGATGCTCAATGAAATCCTTGTTTCTTTTAAATAACCAATACAATGactcgctcactcactcactccggTGGCTCTTGAGCCTCTTGGTGACCCATGGCTGCTTGCACCAGACCTCTCCATGTTCCCCTGTTGAGTGCTTTATTTCTCAAGTTATTCTCAGGCTCCTCCACTCACAATTCTCTTAGATCTCTGAACACATTATCTTTCCATCTCATTCTCACAGAGGATACATAGGGCTGGATGTGTGGTCAATACAATAACTGAAATTATTCTTGTTGTTCAGAAGATAAACTCCTTCACATACGGAAGAAGCCTGCTGGGGcaattaacttaaaattcaagcttccaaagaatatggcatattcatatgaaaagcaaaaaggaatgaacaacaacaaacaaacattgcTGGAAGACCAGGGGACTCAAAGGAGCTATTCTAAGTCTGAGGGAAATTTGTGGTCAAACAAGTTAACAGAGAGTAGGCGACTCAGTTTGCCGACCTATAGGAAAAGGCCAGGGCGTTGTCATCTTTCTTTGTGGTTGGGTTGAAATGCCTGGAATGTGCACAGGTGTGCAAATAGGCTGTGAAAAAGGAATAAGTTTGTGATGAAATGTAGTTTTATTGATAGAGGGAGTATCTGTCATAAAAAACACATAATTTCACTTCACATTTgatatttatgcatttttactgtattttacaaaattatcttGTTGCAGTTAGCCATGTACAATAAGAAATGTAATTGATACTGtgccaaaaatatttattaatcatGTTAATAAGCTGAATCTTGTAAatgtgcctgtttttttttttaacattttatcatGCTCTTAACTACTTTTCCTTGAGTTTTAAGTAAAGAGTCAAGTGTAGAGAGACATTTTAATTGAGCATGGATTTGGTACTATGtaccttctttttcttcattaaagTATGGTACAGTATGTGAAATATCAGTGAAAACaatgatttatgatttaatggatATAATATAGTAGTTATTTGGAACACATTTTTTCCTTGAGACAGTAAGCTTATGAAgtgttgtattttatttgtaGGATGAGACATGAGGATAATTTCTTCTTTTAGAATCTGAGTTGTTTAAATACTGTTTCATTCCCTGCTATCTTTAGTGTTCTAATGGGAATTTAAGAAAATTTAGTATACCCACATGCTTTGCTAAGTTTTGATGGTCAGTTCATATTTTAGTTCTTTAAATGCTGGAGAAATTTTAGATTTATTATTGGTATATTTAGAGATATAGTACTGTACCATCACATTCCATTGTGCCAGTTGTATTTATTCCTTATCCCCATAATTGGCACTTAATTTAGGCTGTTATTTGCATGTTTGCATAACATGTAGGGTTAAAAACCCATACAATTTTATACAGTTCATAGATACAATCtatagattttatttaatttgtggAACTTCACTTCTAAGAGTCAGGAATAGAATAAATTGTAATGaagatagaaatatttttttctcgtgtAAAACTGCTGTTATATTCCAGTTCATGAGATGTACTGCATCTTCATTACAATTTTTCTGTTTGTTATTGATTTCTTGCCTCATGCAGTCTATTAGATGACTGTAAAATATTGGTTGACACGGCAAATCATTCATGTCTGTGAATTCTCACTGCCCCTGTCACTGGTCCTGAGGATAATAAAAAGATCTTTTAACCTATTCCTTTGTTCAGTATTTTTTACCCTGAGAGACAAAGTTATATATTACTAAATTAAGATAATTTAAGTAGCTCAATCACAGACCATTTTGAATATTATACAGATGAGACCAAAATTCATGTGAAGTTGTTTGTGGTTAAgaatttatccattttttgtttACTAATAACTGCATTAAATTAAAAGTTTTAGATAAAACTTTAGAGACAAAATGATTACCCATTCAGTTTCTCTAGGTTAAGGAGAATAACCAGTATCAATTACGTCGGCAGTTCTCTTGTATGTACatgatttaatttttagttactttttcaaaCTTTACTAGTCTTTAgtcgttattttattaattttgtcaaTATCCTGTAAACCTATAAAGTTTGTTAATTAGAGAAAGGGTAAAGAACTCTGAGATTTTGTTTAAAGTTGGCATCATAAATTAATTGCATACAAACAAGAATTGacccccgtatttagggtcttttgatgaggaaaaggctaattggaggggttgctgtggtagtgtttaacactcgccccagttttataccgacaccttttatttaggtgagcgagtcagagacttctgacatgtccaatttaacagttctctggtattatagcaatattttactagaaatagtgctaaagaggacacatttcacggagcgacacggcttcctcgcccagaaatagatttttcctacgtcaaaatcccttttatgaaaaATTGAGGAGACTAAAACACCTTTTTGAGCAAACTTGCATagatttcatttttaccttgACCATTTGTTCATTAACTGCATGGGACCATGAGCGTGAAATTAAAGAAGGTATCAGTATCTGTAAATCATAACTGAAGATGATGTAGAACATCTAAGTAAGTCTTAAGGAGATAGCACAAAGATGGTTATTTTAAACATGTGAAATGTGGGTAGTGAAAAATCAGATACTAGAAATAATGTTTATTAAACAtacagttttgtacatgaacttccctgacagatatatacttagctatagtctccgacgttcccgacagaatttcaaatctcgcggcacacgcgacaggtaggtcaggtggtctaccttacccgccgctgggtggcggatgtacgaaccactcccgtaagcttgtcagatttttctctgtcgcgggaacgataacaactgttgtcggttcctctcgatagtttttcgattctcgcttgcctggagttaatttggacttcttttggtgacgtattcgctttgttttggcttttggcatacgctgattgtggaccggtttgattttgagtttgattttctttaacgatgtctgatctagaatcgtagttaaaacttcggtgttTGTTtaggtttgcgtgaatgaaggatgtaaggtgaggttgccgaaagcttcggtagacccccacacggtttgcatgaatgcagggggaatgattgtgcgtttgctaacccttgtagtgaatgtaagggattgaatgaagaagaatataaggctctctcttcttatgttaggaagttggaacgtgatagagtgcgtaaggcttcctctagaagttctagcagatctagaatgagtgagttggatgtggatcctaatagtactaacgtagaattagaaccttcttcccaagttgcagccccggctccccgcaccgaagccggagattcgccttcggaggcggcagctctgaaagccaagaatcgttctgtggatcagaagattcgtcagttggaaggtaaggagagtgttagtgatcagtgcagtgtccccagtgttgtggagggtgcgtctgaaccggctccttagtgcctctaggcctagacctcttccagactcccagttccagtggagtaggaaagtcgaaagccgcaggagggctagggagagcccccaccgggtcaggcgtcccctcggcagatcctgaagtacgctcccaggctgcctcggatcgctacaagaaggagctcctacgccaatgcttctcctcttcgtcgtctccctctccgaagagaggttggaactccccggatgcgtcgcgcccgttgaagagggcttggaaggcctCCCTGCAGtccctttggcttctagtccggaggttttcccggaagaatcgtcggtggaggcgaagaaacacaagaaatcctgtgatcgttcttcttctcgcgctccgcgctcggcgcctgctttccgaggaagaattagaagattctcctacgagagtactcgcgggacttcaagctcagatcacggcgctagcagactctctagcagttagatcacgtaggaagaaggacgtttctcttccgatcaagagatctaggcgccgctcttcagaggatcgttctccttcatatggggaggtttcgtatgaaggtgggggctcgcgtgagcgccctcgctcgcgggagcgccctcactcgcgtgagcgccctcgctcgcctggctctctttcaatttcaaggcgccaaacatcgtaggacgctctatggagaaagaagttttttctccagattggattcacgcttccggtaagcgcactgcacctgactcatcacgcgatttcttcaactccctcgcgtgagacttctcctcagcagcctcaagattatagaaggcgcccttatacaagtaggcgttcttcttccagatgtcactctcctcgagtatcgatcgtgacttctctcctgacagggaGCATCTCAGAGTTTCTGGTCGGAGGTGTAGGTGCATGATAGGACGTGCCTACTGTTAGGCCGCTCCctgcaaggtaggcgccaagagcctactgcacatagctctcctagtaggcgctcgtctcttttaaggcgtcatactcctgattattctcctaagggcagacaacaatagtctttcaagcgcccttctccgtgtaggcgctctcccgcttctaggcgcacttctcctgacctcGTTTTGtcctcttggtaggcaccaggtaAATCCCGGAAAGCTtagcccttctccaagtaggcgctcgttagttttgaagcgcccttcttcCTGAATGTTAACCCATtgttgttagacgtcaagagtcctcgcaagcagccttctcctagtaggcgcatttcgccttccagtcgcacttccgttgatcgtacgcaactggacaggtatggagagcccgcgcaagcgctctgctctcgataggcgctcttctcctggcagccgctcgccccaggataggtgcatagagtatagtaggcgctcgcctcctcgtaagcgccctgcggatgtttccgagaattctcggagtaggagccctacctctccttcggctgagattccgtatacctcgaagagggagtctcatcgtatacttcccagatcttctcatcgttctccagtggatgtgaactcttctaagagagggcgttctccaacctctcgctcaactcctgctaggatcccttcgtcacctaaggatcttccgcgcatcgcctcgacaagacgtcctagaggttcggatgaggaaccgaacacttctgctgctgtctcttcttacaagaagcttacagagctacttttacaagttttttggggattcccttacgcctacggctcctccttctcctcactcacttttttcaacggcgaagacagcgaagagttcttcttgtgtgaggcgAATTGAATCCAACTCTTTTCTGTGAAGAATGGCagctgaggagttttggttcctggtatggcttccaaagaagaagcggggaaaactgaTGTTCgctttttcctccttcgaagttatcaggacgcgctggtttctggtacgaaacaggagagcccttaggattgggttcTACCGTCTtccggctgattcggatttttcggcactggtattACAAAaaagattcgacaaggagaaactgcccttaactctgctaagacgacttgggcaatgaacgaattggatcatttgctcaaaggtatgttttagagtgctagaagtatttaacttccttgattggtcgttgggagtcctagccaagaaaattgaagtgccagagtcaatttcaccagatgatcttatgtgtgttttgtcttgtatggacaagtcagtaagagacggagcgagtgaaatcgcctccctttatgggaccggcatcgtgaagaagaggtttttcggtttactgttccttcttaacgaagtcggtctcccatgctcagaggtcttctttgctgt from the Macrobrachium nipponense isolate FS-2020 chromosome 42, ASM1510439v2, whole genome shotgun sequence genome contains:
- the LOC135213115 gene encoding gastrula zinc finger protein XlCGF52.1-like isoform X2; amino-acid sequence: MHEEGEFSSDLIGKTCTEDRSSPVDHNASHISSASFLQHIDSDEMFDQPSLEYTLFADSSGVSCTQGDTVVLRVKPNDDEAAEQSAEEVSKQSTNDSPIICKVCNKCFTQRGYLKIHMRRHTGERPFSCKLCGKDFADASNFRQHKRKHTGVRPFSCEVCNKDFSEKGNLKQHMRTHTGERPYVCDICQKAFTHNGKLKAHKFQHTGECPYCCEICGKGFYENGKLKRHSRQHTGERPFSCGECGKGFNNKETLKVHTRQHTGERPFVCKVCSKAFPEKGTLMNHMRRHTGERPFSCEMCGKTFHHKGILTKHLRLHTGEKPYACEICDKNFAERGTLRKHMRCHRKGQPMSSSTSLTEIIKIENEDSFVTVKEEKIE